CCGGACCGCGTGCACGTCGGCTTCCGGGTGGTGGAGCGGCTCAACGTCGCGGCCATCGCCGGGCTGTCGATCGCCATGACGGCGTTCCTGTGGGCCAACCGGCTGCTGCCCGCGTCGCTGGCCGGGCGCGCGGACTGGGAGGTCCACGCCTTCTTCCTGGCCTGGGGCGCCTGCCTGCTGCACGCCGCGTGCCGGCCGGCCCGGCGCGCCTGGATCGAGCAGCTCGGGTTCGCCGCCGCCGCGCTGGCGCTGCTGCCGGTGCTCGACGCGGTGGTCGCGCACCGGCCACCGTGGCGCAGCGTGGCCGAGGGCGATGGGGTGTTCGTCGGCGTCGCCCTGGTGGCGTGGGCGTTCGCCGGTCTGCACGCCGTGCTCGCGCTGCGCGCGGCCCGCCACCGTCCCGTGGTGCCGGCCGGCCGACGCGCCCCGGCGTCCGCGCCGGCGCCGGGGCGGTCCGGAGGCCGCCCCGCATGACGCACGCGCTGCTGCTGGCGACCGGCGTGGCCGGCTTCGCGGCGCTGGCGCTCGCCACCGGGCGCCAGCAGGAGGAACTGCTCGGCCGGGCCCTGCCGGGCCGCGCGACCCGGGTCCTGCGCGCGGCCGGCTGGGGCCTGCTGGTCGCCGCGCTCGCCATCGCCGTGCGGGCCTGGGGCTGGGGCTTCGGCCTGGTGGCGTACAGCGGCCACACCAGCCTGGCCGCCGGCCTGGTGTACGCCGCCGCGCTGGCGTGCGCGCGCCGGCGCTCGGACGCCGCGCGGCGCGGCTCCGGCCGCCGCCCGGACTGACGCAGGCGCCCGCCGGCGCGCTCAGCCGCCGGGCCCGGCGGGGCCCCGGTGCAGCAGCAGGGCCTTCAGGTTCGCCACGCCCAGCCGCCGGAACGCGCGGTACTGGTGGGTGCGCACCGTCGAGAGGCCCACGTCCAGCGCCCGTGCCGTCTCCCTGGCGGTGCGGCCGGCCAGCAGGTGCGCGACCACCTCCCGCTCGCGCCGGCTGAGCGCGGACAAGGGCAGCGCCGCCCCGGGCGCGACGGCCTCGCGGGCGCGCGCGGCGGCGCGCCCGTGGGCCGCGACGGCGTCGGCCAGCAGCGCGGCGTGGGCGCCGAGGCGC
This genomic window from Comamonadaceae bacterium OTU4NAUVB1 contains:
- a CDS encoding DUF3325 domain-containing protein; the protein is MTHALLLATGVAGFAALALATGRQQEELLGRALPGRATRVLRAAGWGLLVAALAIAVRAWGWGFGLVAYSGHTSLAAGLVYAAALACARRRSDAARRGSGRRPD